The following proteins come from a genomic window of Daphnia carinata strain CSIRO-1 chromosome 8, CSIRO_AGI_Dcar_HiC_V3, whole genome shotgun sequence:
- the LOC130704089 gene encoding filamin-B-like isoform X3, whose protein sequence is MEGDDTAYISHSGLVARSPQGHAATSMPIKGNEEIWVEIQTHTFRNWVNDMLKETGFQVRDLSTDLCDGVRLVALIEVLQKRKLRNVLRPVNQHQMLENATTALNAITADGIKLVNIGNVDIVNGNLKLILGLIWSLIVHYQIGRSKFPPKKLMLAWLKAVLPETGVHNFTTDWNSGIRLAALLDYCKPGLFPDWRELDPRNSVENCRRAMELAKKTFDIPMVLEPEYLASPYLDDLSGMTYLSYFMKENSPGFFATLRWVNSQIPQLKIKNFTSNWNDGIAVCSLVRSLGGPVPEFEKLSRDPENWESNLEIGLHGGERLNVEPVLKAVDMADPNVEHLGVMAYAAYFQWVKARPKPCDRLKITPDAKTVRVHNPAGFKIEYLVPDIDIKEITAVVRGPSGEVECRLNLTPTGGSGSFIPTEVGMHELTVYCEGEVVTGCPVRIRALPDLSQIMFSGIDPCALGSIVEVLINSNGAGGGALEVEAKSPTDRILSCPVTNDNGVYTATFQPDEAGEWKISVTYEGEHIQGSPFTCFVFDPHAVKLLDLTGAVPGEKFTFTCDASEAGWGEAKFDLVHRGRSIPHNVREVEKSIYMITFTPQERGKHRVYVYYNGIEVRGSPYSLRVSSGNSADKHNHSRDSKYGATGNVTSSFKSKDTTQDISAENVNNRSLNNSSLLVDKGYSTLATDRRHLTELNQEKSYSSLGRDKRLNSVERENKLLSPEKVLSLRRNSDAVTAQPLSSLFQQNNAEEMNGIGRSTLKTSRDFTTESSRYVNETYEMKSNHLSNKHEYSSNELNSPISHLLANKSERLETSRVDKASNVKVSSMALGATPYRRDSWDAMAKTGIGLSPDDKLNSSPDRFIDRSNATVARNLFDSVHDESDAVHSRLTAKRQIDLTNVTVTGDGLNLASVGRTTTFAIQSRDIDAKDVIVKVTGPNQRVIPVQIQKTVGGVNVSFSATTVGEHVIDIQVKNQRLSGAPFRCFAYNAQEIRVGRVPSGVVGKPVEFEIDGSTAGSGNLEILVNGGHVTSYVRELGDQCFLASFVPHQATVHTIEMKFNGETVRGSPWEVEVSEGSSTMLSKATIKPAVVGGEGVRHFAAGKIASFDLDLHGKNRDAATVSITSPSKRQLSSRIVDGPTNQVHRVEFNPSEVGSYLIDISVDGLKIQGSPFVAKAYDSSLIRVTDVTNGAVGQPCQFRVDASQAGEGQLEISINDGEVPNHVQVLGGGKCLVSFTPEIAKVHTIEIKFNGEVVPGCPFVCKIADTSRVSVSLRNMELVAAGEVAQFEITVDGTANSELAVAVKGPTTNLPVKISGGARNTFTAEFSPREVGSHTISVDYNGLPVTGTPFVCKVYDSKKVYVSPMPTGVLRKNLQFTVDASQAGEGNLEITISARGRNIPTKVHPQGSARFAVSFVPLEAIDHVITITFNKEAVPGSPFNAPVFTEPDRIVVSGQSLASSAVGKTSYFKLSNVTGSVEDIEINVEGPSLGHTVAAQVKDNGDQTFQAEFTPKVAGEHRIHVLYEGQPVSGSPFSCKVYDVTAIKVKEAAKGVVGKPVTFLVETSQAGPGNLEVTVNGGQVPTSAQAHGLHTYAISFTPKDPKPHEVELKFNGENVPGSPFICQVIDSRQVRVTGDGLEKTSVNRPASFLIDVQGQPSTLDVSVLSPSRREVPSVIETVTESRYSVTYTPTEVGDHNIEIKYADLPIHGSPFVVKAYDSARVRVTDVNNGVVGKFVFFSIDASQAGAGNLEIIVSVNGRHVPNYVQSEGNAKFKVSFKPQEPLPHTLSVRFNGEAVPGSPYTCRVTDANQILVSGAGVKMSPLNKPASLLIDSRGAEMSDCKVSVISTSGQDLPVNLEVIEGGKFKADFLPFEVGPHTVSVVMNGDEPVGRSPFICNIYDVSKVLVTGLGCAKVGQSITFTVDASQAGEGTLELVVTTTKSSVKADVRARSRGLYDVTFIPQESVPHFVNITFNDEDVPGSPFKCEISDDGENVGVASRALIETKQATANGDGLKEVALGAPAFFEVDTHGIDGLVDVKIIGPGGSIIGNQITRTKHGIYRVEYEPEVVGTYRVEISHQGKPISNHPFYVEVTDPASVRIAEVHEAYAGKESYFILDTSEAGRGTLHVALRAANQSVKHNVQNLGNGLLKVVYFPKLPIAHRVDLRYSGVHASGCPFELKVKNPYLGKEILAHGMGLYQCRTGQINSFIIDTRGSSTKLFDVVVAGPQDMAVPVRCYQQKDGNLLAQFTAPVSGGYRIDVLYDGKPLRGSPFTAQAYDAQKVTVDNVRSANVSVHDPISFQIRKREAGLTSIDVTVVTPTSKELPLEVKSLPNGEGDLVEYHPTLPGKYCFNVICGGEAIPGSPFIFVAEEEGLAKAHGEGLLHGIEGVPSQFSIDARGLAGEPTVQIDGPDSVCKCQIIRENTGTFRVNFTPLEVGIFDVRVLWNGRDIHGSPFHPKIINPRKVRVIGGWEALVDSKDKLILAVGEEKKISFDTLDAGPGVLMAEIKGPSGQVKTTIETPMPHRTRVCFTPLEVGEYSTKFTWNRVPLPNSPLVGVTSIALPPEESSHVSSNKSRASSISSSGSGGDHKVILTGKGLAKAMVDAEAEFTIDGSRAGPGIPEVTMTGIKSDLDVTLSLIGDNMYRASYKPDAVGVYLLNVMWAERQVKGCPLKVTVTSTVDASKVICSGEGLKWGILGREIKSFIDTRNTGPGELAAQCVGPHKVAFCELFDHRDGTYSLNIKPQEHGRHVLNIKYGGEPVNGSPFSLRVMGAPDATKVRVHGPGIEHGVLATFQSRFLCDTRGAGAGQLTVRVRGPKGAFRVEMQRENQKDRSIVCKYDPTEPGDYRIEVRWSGEHVPGSPFNVMIFDTQEELGRFVQGGYSPQQGNNVGSEFYGGSMGYSTGFGQMNLSAVSWRGSQAQL, encoded by the exons ATGGAAGGCGACGACACTGCTTACATTTCGCACAGCGGCCTGGTAGCGCGAAGCCCGCAAGGGCACGCAGCCACCAGTATGCCCATCAAAGGCAACGAGGAGATTTGGGTGGAGATTCAGACGCACACGTTCCGCAACTGGGTAAACGACATGCTCAAGGAGACGGGTTTCCAGGTGCGCGATCTAAGCACGGACCTGTGCGACGGAGTCCGGCTTGTAGCCTTAATCGAGGTCCTTCAAAAGCGCAAACTTCGAAACGTCCTCCGACCCGTCAACCAGCACCAGATGCTGGAAAACGCCACCACCGCCTTGAATGCCATCACGGCTGATGGAATCAAACTTGTCAACATTG GTAACGTGGACATTGTCAATGGAAATCTGAAACTCATTTTGGGCCTCATCTGGTCACTGATTGTGCATTATCAAATCGGGCGTTCCAAATTCCCACCTAAAAAGTTGATGTTGGCATGGCTCAAG GCCGTTTTGCCAGAGACGGGTGTTCACAATTTCACGACCGACTGGAACAGTGGAATACGATTGGCCGCTCTATTGGATTATTGCAAACCTGGTCTGTTCCCTGATTGGCGTGAACTCGATCCCAGAAACAG CGTGGAGAATTGCCGGCGTGCCATGGAACTAGCCAAGAAAACTTTCGACATTCCGATGGTGTTGGAGCCGGAATATTTGGCCTCGCCGTATTTGGATGACCTGTCCGGAATGACTTACCTCTCTTATTTCATGAAAGAGAATAGTCCTGGATTTTTTGCCACACTGCGCTGGGTCAACAGTCAGATACCtcaattgaaaatcaagaATTTCACG TCAAATTGGAATGACGGTATCGCAGTGTGTTCGTTGGTTCGTTCCCTCGGAGGCCCTGTCCCTGAATTTGAGAAGCTCTCGCGCGATCCTGAAAACTGGGAGAGCAATCTTGAAATTG GACTTCATGGAGGTGAACGGCTGAACGTTGAGCCGGTGTTGAAAGCTGTCGATATGGCAGATCCTAATGTTGAACACTTGGGTGTGATGGCCTACGCTGCCTATTTTCAATGGGTAAAGGCACGTCCAAAGCCATGTGACCGATTGAAAATCACGCCCGATGCCAAGACCGTCCGCGTTCATAACCCG gctggtttcaaaattgaataccTGGTGCCAGATATTGACATCAAGGAGATAACAGCGGTGGTGCGGGGGCCCAGCGGCGAAGTAGAGTGTCGTCTCAACTTGACTCCCACGGGTGGATCCGGCTCGTTTATTCCCACAGAAGTCGGCATGCATGAG TTGACTGTGTACTGCGAAGGAGAAGTGGTTACCGGTTGTCCAGTTCGCATCCGTGCTCTGCCGGATCTATCGCAGATCATGTTCTCCGGAATTGATCCGTGTGCGCTCGGCTCCATCGTCGAGGTTTTG ATCAATTCAAACGGTGCCGGTGGAGGGGCGCTGGAAGTGGAGGCTAAATCGCCGACCGATCGCATACTCAGCTGCCCAGTTACCAACGATAATGGAGTGTACACAGCAACGTTCCAGCCGGACGAGGCCGGCGAATGGAAGATATCCGTCACTTATGAAGGAGAGCACATTCAAGGCAGTCCATTCACCTGCTTCGTTTTCGATCCGCACGCAGTCAAA TTGCTGGATTTGACCGGAGCCGTACCTGGCGAGAAATTTACCTTCACTTGCGACGCTTCGGAAGCCGGATGGGGTGAAGCCAAATTCGACCTGGTCCATCGTGGTCGTTCCATACCGCACAATGTCCGCGAGGTGGAGAAAAGCATCTACATGATCACGTTTACGCCGCAGGAACGAGGCAAACATCGTGTCTACGTCTACTATAACGGCATCGAAGTCAGAG GCTCGCCGTACAGTTTACGTGTAAGCAGCGGCAACAGCGCCGATAAGCATAATCACTCACGAGATTCGAAATATGGAGCCACTGGCAACGTCACGTCCAGTTTCAAATCGAAAGACACGACGCAAGACATTTCAGCAGAAA ATGTCAACAACCGATCATTGAATAACTCGTCGTTATTAGTGGACAAGGGCTACAGCACGTTGGCCACCGACCGTCGCCATCTAACGGAATTAAATCAAGAGAAAAGCTATTCGAGCCTCGGTCGTGACAAACGGCTGAACTCGGTCGAGCGTGAAAACAAATTACTGTCGCCGGAGAAGGTCCTGTCGCTAAGACGCAACTCGGACGCTGTGACGGCCCAGCCGTTGAGCTCCCTCTTTCAGCAGAACAATGCGGAAGAAATGAACGGGATTGGAAGATCGACGTTGAAGACGTCGCGTGATTTCACGACCGAATCGAGTCGTTACGTCAATGAGACGTACGAAATGAAATCCAATCACTTGTCGAATAAACACGAATATTCTTCCAATGAGCTCAACTCTCCCATCAGCCATCTGTTGGCCAATAAAAGCGAAAGACTTGAAACGAGTCGAGTGGACAAGGCGTCGAATGTCAAAG TGTCTTCCATGGCGCTGGGTGCCACGCCCTATCGTCGAGACTCGTGGGATGCGATGGCTAAAACAGGAATTGGTCTCAGTCCCGATGATAAATTAAACAGCTccccag ACCGATTCATTGACAGATCGAATGCGACAGTGGCGCGCAACCTGTTTGATTCGGTCCACGATGAATCTGACGCTGTCCATTCACGTTTAACCGCCAAACGTCAGATCGACTTAACCAACGTGACGGTGACGGGCGACGGTTTGAATTTGGCGTCAGTCGGACGCACCACTACTTTCGCCATCCAGTCACGCGACATCGATGCCAAGGATGTCATCGTTAAAGTCACAG GTCCCAACCAGCGCGTCATTCCCGTTCAGATTCAGAAAACCGTTGGAGGTGTGAACGTGTCGTTCAGCGCCACCACAGTCGGTGAACACGTCATAGATATTCAAGTGAAGAATCAACGTCTTTCCGGTGCTCCCTTCAG aTGTTTTGCCTACAATGCCCAGGAAATTCGAGTCGGCCGTGTGCCTAGTGGCGTAGTGGGCAAACCAGTGGAATTCGAAA tcgATGGTTCGACAGCCGGATCGGGTAATCTAGAGATACTCGTCAACGGAGGACACGTGACTAGTTACGTTCGTGAGCTTGGCGATCAGTGTTTCTTAGCTTCGTTTGTGCCCCATCAAGCCACTGTTCACACCATTGAG aTGAAATTCAACGGTGAAACTGTGCGGG GCAGTCCATGGGAAGTAGAGGTGTCTGAGGGATCGAGCACAATGCTGTCGAAGGCAACCATCAAACCGGCCGTCGTCGGAGGTGAAGGAGTGCGCCATTTCGCAGCGGGCAAGATCGCCTCGTTCGATTTGGATTTGCACGGGAAAAACCGCGACGCAGCCACCGTTTCCATCACGAGTCCATCCAAGAGACAACTCTCATCGCGCATTGTTGACGGGCCAACTAACCAAGTGCACCGTGTCGAATTCAACCCATCGGAAGTGGGCAGCTACCTGATAGACATCAGCGTTGACGGACTCAAGATCCAGGGCAGTCCCTTTGTGGCCAAAGCCTACGACAGCTCGCTCATTCGTGTCACCGACGTCACCAATGGCGCTGTTGGCCAGCCGTGCCAATTTCGAG TGGATGCGAGCCAAGCTGGCGAAGGACAGCTGGAGATATCCATTAATGATGGAGAAGTACCGAATCATGTCCAGGTGCTCGGAGGTGGCAAGTGTTTAGTTAGTTTCACTCCCGAAATTGCCAAAGTTCACACCATCGAA ATTAAATTCAATGGAGAAGTTGTACCAG GATGCCCATTTGTGTGCAAAATAGCCGACACCAGCCGGGTATCCGTTTCGCTGCGCAACATGGAACTTGTTGCCGCGGGTGAAGTGGCTCAATTTGAAATCACCGTCGACGGAACTGCCAACTCTGAACTAGCCGTCGCTGTTAAAG GCCCTACCACCAATTTACCGGTCAAAATATCCGGCGGTGCGCGCAATACTTTCACGGCCGAGTTCAGTCCGCGTGAGGTTGGCTCACATACCATCAGCGTCGATTACAACGGATTACCTGTCACTGGTACGCCGTTCGTCTGCAAAGTTTATGATTCAAAGAAGGTCTACGTCAGTCCCATGCCGACCGGCGTACTCCGGAAGAATTTACAGTTCACCG TGGACGCCAGTCAAGCAGGAGAAGGCAATTTGGAAATCACCATCAGCGCGCGAGGTCGCAATATTCCGACAAAAGTTCATCCACAAGGAAGTGCTCGCTTCGCAGTCAGCTTCGTCCCTTTGGAGGCCATCGACCACGTGATTACCATCACATTTAACAAAGAAGCTGTGCCTG GATCGCCGTTTAACGCTCCCGTTTTCACCGAGCCCGATCGCATCGTTGTCAGCGGCCAATCACTAGCTTCATCTGCTGTCGGCAAAACTTCATATTTCAAGTTGAGCAACGTCACAGGCAGCGTTGAAGATATTGAAATCAACGTTGAAG GGCCATCTTTGGGACATACGGTGGCCGCTCAAGTGAAAGACAATGGAGACCAAACGTTCCAGGCAGAGTTTACGCCCAAAGTGGCTGGCGAACATCGCATTCATGTCCTATACGAAGGCCAGCCTGTTTCTGGATCACCATTTAGCTGCAAGGTCTATGACGTGACTGCCATCAAAGTCAAAGAAGCGGCTAAAGGCGTCGTCGGGAAGCCCGTCACCTTTTTAG TTGAAACTAGCCAAGCGGGGCCTGGTAATTTGGAGGTGACCGTCAATGGTGGCCAAGTACCTACGTCGGCTCAAGCACACGGCCTGCACACCTACGCCATCTCGTTCACACCTAAAGACCCAAAGCCACACGAAGTAGAGCTTAAATTTAATGGAGAAAATGTTCCAG GGAGTCCTTTTATTTGTCAAGTGATCGACTCTCGCCAGGTTCGTGTAACTGGCGATGGATTAGAGAAAACATCTGTCAACCGTCCAGCCTCTTTTCTTATCGACGTTCAAGGCCAGCCAAGCACATTAGACGTTAGCGTTCTATCACCGTCACGTCGTGAAGTTCCTTCTGTAATTGAAACTGTGACAGAATCTCGTTATTCTGTTACCTACACACCAACGGAAGTCG GTGATCAcaatattgaaattaaataCGCCGACCTTCCTATCCACGGAAGTCCATTTGTGGTCAAAGCTTACGATTCGGCAAGAGTCCGCGTCACTGATGTCAACAATGGGGTGGTCGGcaaattcgttttcttcagcA TCGATGCCAGTCAAGCGGGAGCCGGAAATTTGGAGATAATCGTTTCTGTCAATGGCCGACATGTTCCGAATTACGTCCAATCCGAAGGCAACGCCAAATTCAAAGTCAGCTTCAAACCTCAGGAGCCTCTCCCGCATACGCTGAGCGTACGATTCAACGGAGAAGCTGTTCCAG GGTCACCGTACACGTGCCGAGTGACGGATGCCAACCAAATTCTGGTATCGGGAGCTGGCGTTAAAATGTCGCCACTCAACAAGCCTGCGTCTCTGCTAATCGATTCACGTGGAGCTGAAATGTCCGACTGTAAAGTCAGTGTCATTTCTACTAGTGGGCAAGACCTTCCTGTCAACCTAGAAGTCATAGAAGGTGGTAAATTTAAAGCGGATTTCCTTCCATTCGAAGTTG GTCCCCATACTGTATCAGTGGTGATGAATGGGGATGAACCAGTTGGAAGAAGTCCTTTCATCTGTAACATCTACGACGTATCAAAAGTATTAGTCACTGGATTGGGCTGTGCCAAA GTCGGGCAGTCCATCACCTTTACAGTAGATGCATCCCAAGCTGGTGAAGGGACGCTGGAACTTGTGGTGACAACAACAAAGTCGTCGGTCAAAGCAGACGTACGTGCACGAAGTCGTGGTCTGTACGATGTCACCTTCATCCCACAGGAATCTGTGCCTCATTTTGTGAATATCACGTTTAACGACGAAGACGTACCAG GGAGCCCATTCAAATGCGAAATCAGTGATGACGGTGAAAATGTTGGAGTGGCCAGTCGGGCACTAATCGAAACGAAACAGGCAACTGCCAACGGAGATGGTCTTAAAGAAGTTGCTCTAGGAGCACCAGCCTTTTTCGAGGTCGACACTCACGGCATTGACGGTTTGGTTGACGTCAAAATCATTG GACCTGGAGGAAGCATCATTGGCAATCAGATTACCAGGACGAAACATGGAATCTATCGTGTAGAATACGAGCCTGAAGTAGTTGGTACCTATCGAGTGGAAATCTCGCATCAGGGCAAACCCATTTCCAATCACCCGTTCTATGTAGAAGTCACCGATCCAGCCTCAGTCCGTATTGCCGAAGTGCACGAAGCTTACGCCGGCAAAGAAAGCTACTTTATAC TTGATACTTCGGAAGCCGGTCGTGGAACTCTGCACGTAGCTCTGCGAGCGGCCAACCAAAGTGTCAAGCATAATGTCCAAAACTTAGGCAATGGACTACTGAAAGTAGTTTATTTTCCTAAATTACCGATCGCACATCGGGTCGATCTGAGATACAGCGGCGTCCATGCTTCAG GTTGTCCATTCGAGCTTAAGGTGAAAAATCCTTATTTGGGCAAAGAGATATTGGCCCACGGTATGGGTCTTTACCAATGCCGAACCGGTCAGATCAACTCGTTTATAATTGACACGCGCGGCAGTAGCACCAAATTATTCGACGTTGTAGTAGCCGGACCCCAAGACATGGCCGTGCCAGTTCGATGCTATCAGCAAAAGGACGGCAACCTACTGGCCCAGTTTACAGCACCAGTTTCAGGTGGCTATAGGATCGATGTTCTTTACGATGGCAAACCACTTCGCGGATCACCTTTCACTGCTCAGGCGTATGACGCTCAGAAAGTGACGGTCGACAATGTTCGCAGTGCCAACGTCTCGGTCCACGATCCCATTTCTTTccaaa TTCGCAAACGAGAAGCCGGCCTCACTTCCATTGACGTCACAGTGGTTACACCCACGTCGAAAGAGTTGCCGCTTGAAGTCAAATCGCTTCCAAATGGAGAGGGTGATTTAGTCGAGTATCATCCGACGCTTCCTGGAAAATATTGTTTTAACGTCATTTGTGGCGGCGAAGCAATACCAGGCTCACCTTTCATTTTCGTTGCCGAAGAAGAAGGATTGGCCAAAGCTCACGGTGAAGGATTGCTTCACGGTATCGAAGGAGTGCCTTCACAATTCAGTATTGACGCCCGGGGACTTGCCGGTGAACCAACTGTCCAg ATTGATGGACCGGATAGCGTCTGCAAATGTCAAATCATACGAGAAAACACTGGAACGTTCCGAGTGAATTTCACACCACTCGAAGTTGGCATTTTTGACGTTCGCGTTTTGTGGAACGGCCGAGATATTCACGGCTCACCTTTCCATCCGAAAATCATTAATCCACGAAAAGTTCGCGTTATCGGGGGATGGGAGGCACTTGTTGATAGCAAAGATAAACTGATTCTCGCCGTaggtgaagaaaagaaaattagtttTGACACTTTGGATGCTGGACCAG GTGTACTGATGGCCGAAATCAAGGGTCCATCGGGTCAGGTGAAAACAACGATCGAAACACCAATGCCACATCGTACTAGGGTATGTTTCACTCCACTGGAAGTAGGTGAATATTCCACCAAGTTCACCTGGAACCGCGTGCCTTTACCCAACTCACCCCTTGTGGGCGTCACCAGTATCGCTCTCCCTCCTGAAGAAAGTAGTCACGTATCCTCTAACAAATCTCGAGCCAGTAGCATCAGTAGCTCGGGTAGCGGAGGTGACCATAAAGTCATCCTAACAGGAAAAGGCCTAGCCAAAGCTATGGTCGATGCCGAAGCTGAATTTACCATTGACGGATCACGGGCTGGCCCAG gaattccgGAGGTGACGATGACTGGCATCAAATCGGATTTAGACGTAACGTTAAGTTTAATCGGTGATAACATGTATAGAGCAAGTTACAAACCAGACGCTGTTGGTGTTTACCTGTTGAACGTTATGTGGGCGGAAAG GCAAGTGAAAGGGTGCCCTTTAAAAGTTACAGTCACCTCGACCGTGGATGCCTCCAAAGTCATTTGCTCCGGTGAAGGACTGAAATGGGGAATCTTAGGCCGAGAAATCAAGAGTTTTATTGACACCCGTAATACTGGACCTG GTGAACTTGCCGCTCAATGCGTTGGCCCGCACAAAGTTGCATTTTGTGAATTGTTCGACCACCGTGACGGAACTTACAGTTTGAACATCAAACCACAAGAACATGGTCGTCACGTTCTTAATATAAAATATGGAG gggaacCTGTTAACGGCAGTCCCTTCAGTTTGCGTGTAATGGGGGCACCCGACGCCACAAAAGTGAGAGTACACGGGCCAGGCATTGAACACGGTGTCTTGGCCACGTTTCAAAGCCGGTTCTTGTGTGACACTCGTGGAGCCGGTGCCGGTCAGTTGACCGTACGTGTACGAGGACCCAAAG GGGCGTTCCGAGTTGAAATGCAAAGAGAAAATCAGAAGGATCGCTCAATAGTCTGCAAATATGATCCAACAGAGCCTGGAGATTACCGAATAGAAGTGCGGTGGTCCGGAGAGCACGTCCCTGGATCTCCATTCAACGTTATGATTTTCGATACGCAAGAGGAACTCGGCCGATTCGTTCAg GGTGGTTATTCTCCGCAGCAAGGCAACAACGTTGGAAGTGAATTTTACGGAGGAAGTATGGGCTATTCAACTGGATTTGGACAGATGAATCTAAGCGCAGTGTCTTGGCGAGGGTCTCAGGCGCAGCTGTAA